A DNA window from Arachis duranensis cultivar V14167 chromosome 3, aradu.V14167.gnm2.J7QH, whole genome shotgun sequence contains the following coding sequences:
- the LOC107479898 gene encoding uncharacterized protein LOC107479898: MDKFRSYLIGSKVIIYTDLAALKYLLTKQDSKPRFSVPRTLISDRGTHFCNRQLASILQRYGVHHKVATPYHPQTNGQAKVSNRELKQILERILDVSRRDWAKKLDDALWAYQTAFKNPIGMSLYQLVYGKACHLPVKLEHKAYWATRFLNFDPKAAEDKRLL; encoded by the exons ATGGataagttcagatcctatttgatTGGTTCAAAGGTCATTATTTACACTGACCTTGCGGCTCTCAAGTACCTCTTAACCAAGCAAGACTCTAAACCAAG GTTCAGCGTCCCACGGACACTGATTAGTGACAGAGGCACCCATTTCTGTAACAGACAACTTGCCTCCATCTTACAGAGATACGGTGTTCATCACAAAGTGGCCACCCCTTACCATCCACAGACCAATGGACAGGCTAAAGTCTCCAACAGGGAGCTCAAacaaattctagagagaatacTCGACGTCTCTAGAAGAGATTGGGCGAAGAAACTTGAcgatgctctctgggcataccAGACTGCATTCAAAAACCCCATCGGGATGTCCCTCTACCAATTAGTCTATGGCAAGGCATGCCACCTACCCgtgaaattggagcacaaagcATATTGGGCAACAAGATTCCTCAACTTTGATCCCAAGGCTGCAGAAGATAAGAGGTTGCTCTAA